Sequence from the Xiphophorus couchianus chromosome 23, X_couchianus-1.0, whole genome shotgun sequence genome:
TCTATTAGAAGCGCCAATTAGAATTAATGAGGAATATCAAAAGCAAACTTTGGTGATTGTGAGGGCTCTTATGATCTCATGTCACCACCTTGCTCTTTTTCAGTCTTAGCTAATGGTGAAGTTGTTTTGGAAAACATGAAGAGAGTCCCTCGTCTGATCAATATAGCCAAAGTGGACTTTGTCATCTGAGCAGCAAAGATATGCAGAGAAACCAAATACAAAGACCGAGTCCCAGGACAGGACGAATGTAgcagagaaataataaaaaagaaaaaaaactaaaacaaacacataagtGACGAGGCTTTCTTCACAGTTTAGAGGAAGTTAAGGGTTGTGCTGTTGACAGTGTGATGTCACCCATTCTTCTAGTGTAAATATTATAattagattaataataataactttaaCCCCTGAAAGCCTGAATGTATATCCAAttgtggatgaaaaaaaaatggttgtgtttttgttgtcaatTATCTTTTAAATAACTTAGAGATTATAATGTAGGTATGATGCTAATTAGATACACCAGGCACTTTAAGACAGAAACATACTCTCCAAGCTTACAATCTtagtatatttattattttattgttgctgttacTGCTCAGATAAGACTTTGCCAATATGTTTTTGAACAACTGTACAGTATTCAAATACAGCTCAATTACAGATGGGcaatttgacttaaaaataaaatatgtgttttccAAACCATACTAAGTTAAATTTCCAATCttagttggggttttttaagccttacaaatgacagaaaatattttttaaaaaggggttttatttaaatttttccttcagtgagttaacctgaattcaaagttgacataaatagaagctgtaaaatgtGCTGATCGTATAATATTGCATTTCTTGGGCGAGTTAGAAAATCGATTATTGCAAGATTACATTGATGCAATCATAGCCAGTTTTTTGATACATAAATCAGTGCTACAAATTGAATTTCAACATACACTTCTGAACACACTTCATCATACGGTGTTtccaaaatggcaacatttttaCTACTTTGAACATTATTTCTGTCCACGATTTCCTGATCCAACCAGAAGGCCTTGGACTGGACAGAAACTCAGACCGAGTCATCAGATCACCGAGAGCAGAAGACGACTCTGAATCCAAAGTCATCAACCTACTCCACCTGCCAGTCACAGTGGAGCATGTACAAATCCCCTTCTACTGTGTAGGCGTTTGTTAACTCAGTACAAATCCTGGAGCCATCTGCTGCTTGGCAGatgcacgcgcacacacacacaaacagctcCTCTCATTGTgtagatgtgtgtttgtgcaaatGCTTGTGCGTCTCCCTCACCAGGCCTTTTACTGGTGCAACAGTGGGTCACTGAGAAGCAGTGATGAGTGGCAGCAGAACAGTGTCATCACTCAGCATTCTTATTGttttggggttgttttttttaaagagaaaaagatttttactaACAGAATGTTTTTGTGACGAAAGATGCTGGAAACGACACACAAGCCTCCATTGAAATGACACAGCTTTTTTTCGCTCAGTACATTTTCACCCTGAAGCTCCATGAACTGACAATTctcaaaagcaaagaaacaaacaagtcGTAGATCGAGTCTTTCACtgtacaaaataaagaaagctccccagaaataaaaatctaggCAGGAAACTTTAATTAACATGTTAGAAAAGCATTTGCTCCACTGTGGGCTAAAGAGcaaattgaaatgttttaaatctctCACCAACTTATCCTTTTGCATTTCCTCCTCATTTGCTCTACGTGGCACAAAAGATTCAAATCTCTGTATGAAGTCTCTCTCAGAGAAACGTGTCGGGAAATGAGCTGGTAACCagattcagacatttttaagcTTGACTGGTGATGACATTTTCACTTGCTGACTGGAAACATAATAAACCTCAGTTACTAAATTTCAGGATTAGTGAGATGTTTCAGGTTTCACTCAGAGGAATCAGAGACATTTAAGAATTTACTGAAAGGTGAACTGCATTGCACAGGGTTTCAAAACCTCATATTTAAGACCTGTTAAGACCactatgaatgaaatttaagactcGTGTCataacagaaatgaacaaactcCACCAAGCCAACTGGCGAAAAATTTACACTTATTCATGACAAGTCACAAAAAACGATCATGGGTAGTTTTTTGCAACTTTCCCTGCTAGCTAGCAAAGGTGTATTAGCACTAGTTAGCGGTAGCATCAGTGGTCTCGTGTCACAAAGAGCACTgaagatgtcttttttttgcctGACAAAAAAGTCCCCAGGAGgggaaaactaaaaaacatcaaataaacaacattaaatagttccataaagacaaaatgtaagacTTGGGAAAAACatacttaattttttaatggatttaagacattttaaggcctttaCATTAGAAACCAACCCTTAAATACACGAATTTAAGACTTGTTAAGGATGTGCGGACACATTGTGCCTGGATTATGAAAAATACACAGTTTGATATTGTACATTTACAGGTCATAAAGAGAAATCCAAAACATCTGAATTCACTATTGACAAAGCAAAGCTTCACAAAAACTAGAAAATCACTGCTCAACCCCAGGCAGGACGTTTTCACCCAGAACAGCAAAACTTGTACGGCTCGCTCAAGTTTTTTTATACGTCAAAGCATCTCTGATGAATTACCTTCTTTCAGGGCTTTGTCCACATTATGCGACACCACCACTCTTCTGCTCAGGAAGGACTCCTGCGCAGGCACTGAAAACCGACCCTGAGGGACAACCAGAGCACCAGGTCACTTCACTTTCAACCTCACATTCGGGAAAGCAGAAGAGATTAGCAGTTAGCATTTTTATACAACTAAGAGAGGAGAACTGTATCCCTGATAAACAATCTGTCAGAGCTGACGCAACATGTCAACAAGACAGATGTCTGCGCCAATCTTCCTCCATCGTCAACGTCAATAAGTCATCAGCACACAGCAGCAAACGACGCAGCGGAAAAACAGGCCAGCAGCCAGCTGCAAGCGCAGCATTGTTTTTCTGAAGAAATGGACAGTCATTTACTGGGTGCTGAGCAAAAATTAAGCAGGATGGCATGAATGCGATAGTTCAAGATTCTGCCCATTagttcaagattttttttttaattgcaagaacaaagagaaaacatgagaaataCATAATTATAATAGAATAAAACTAAGAGCATGCAGGTATGATAACAAAGGGGGTTGGTGTAGATGGAGACTTTATCagatttaaattattacaaattagAATGGAAATAATTTAGGAAGAACACAATGTAGCCATCGTTTAATAACAGGGTTGCTTTCTCTTTAATTTTGTAGTAAACAGGTCCACGTCTATCCACTGATACTTTAGTCTGAAACAGaccaaatctgattttaattcatttattcaacttttaaaaatgtgcagcaggTGTTTCAAAGAGATAGCAACTTAACTTTGCTCTTATTGCTGAAAATGGACTGAAtctaatatatattttctgaaaattgttGCTGAgctcaaaataatttgaataattaatgtCTTTCTATAAAGATGTGCAAACATCTCTTTgccacaattttatttttattatgcacttgtttaattaaagtgattttacgtttagtttattgttgaactacagatagatagatagatagatagatagatagatagatagatagatagatagatagatagatagataattgtttaaatttcagcattttcagaagaaaatgcTTTAGTCTTTACAAATTTGACCCATGTCATTGGTCAAAATTATcgatatatatttatttcttaagctacaaactaaaaattattgtttgttttgtgtgtgtttttatctggTAGGAGGGTGCCCAGGGAATCAGTCATGTAAGCACTGCTACTAGctaagtgttttcttttttccccattgtTAGATGTACTAAATGTGTTCTctatgaatatatttatatacagacATATTCGACAGAGTAATCTTCCTACCATCAGCCTATTGAAGAACTCCAGACGAGCAGCTGACTGCCTCCTGTTTCGGTCAAAGCAGCTGACTTTCAGAGGACTCTTCCTGACCAGCAGCACGAAGCTCCCGGCCAGGAAGCACAGTAAGGCGAATGAGACGTAGATGAAGAGCTTCAGCAGCACAGAGGTGAGAGTCAGGCCTCCCCAGGCCAGCTGAAACGCAACAGCCGCCACCACGCCCAGGCAGAAAGCCGGGACGACCCGGAAAGAGGAACCGCCGGTGGAGTCGGGACTGGCAGCCATGGGCTCCTCTTCTCCTCCGGTACTGCTGCTCCCTCCAGCCAGCGGCGTAGTGGTAGTTGCGGGGGTGGGCATGCTGCGACCTCACCATCCATACATCTGTCACTGCTTATTAGGCTGAAACTCCGCAAGTGCCAGCGGCAGGTGTACGGTGCGCACTCCGGTATTCCATCGACTACAGCACTGTCTCCAAGAAGAGGCATCCCCGCTCTGACATCTCCTCCTCGAGCCGCGCCGCTATGTCTTGCCCGCTCCTAGCATCGGGCCACCCGGTGGCAACAGGCACTGAGCTCCGCCTGCAACAACAATCCAGACAGGAAACGCACCGCGCTTGTCTAAGGTTTTGGTAGCAGCCTCCCGGAGAACAGACAGAAAGACCCAGGGTGATGAGATGATGGATGGAGCGATAAAAGCCGTCACCTTGGAGACAAATAGGCGGAAGAGAAGCTGAGCGACTGCTAACTAAACTGAACTAGGAAGAAATTTACCTGAAAAATAACAATGGAGGGCAATACTGTTGCTCTTAAATATACCCAAAAAAGGTGTGCAATTGACTATGAAGCACACTGACGGACGGTAGCCTACTAGCTTGCTCGCTTAGTAACCAGTTGAACATCAGCTAAGGTTAGCTTACTCACCTCGCGCTGAAGAGTTACTGACAAGAAccttacatttctgttttccgAACAGCTATACCAAGTCGTTTCAACGGGCTTAGCAAGCTTCTAAGCATTACCACTATCTCGTCAAGGGCCGCCAGACAAAAACAAGTAATTGTTATTCTCCTTAAACCTCCAGCTGACTGACAATCTCTCTCAACGTGAAGCGGTGTCAGCCAATGAGCGTTAGCGATAAGCGCTGACGTCTCGCCCGTTTTTAACCTCCGTACAGTTTGAAAGGGCGGGGAGTTCAACACTGAACACAGCAACCTATTCAGTGGTAGAAGCGCCGCCCAGTAAAGCGGCTTCCCGTATCATTTAATCAAGCGTACCAAAAGATAACGGCTTGTGCCTCGCTTGTGTGACGACAGATTTTTGCCTCAGACAGCAGTTCACAACAAAGGCGCCATTCAACGTCAACAACAGTGAATATTTTCACACGGAGCGatgataaatcatttttcagCTATATCTAAATTAGATATTAACACAGATATTACTTTCTTAgaatttttaaagtgttttattgagtAAAAAGAACAGTACGTCGTTTATAAGGACAGGCTGGAAGACAGACATGCATGtgtctgtctttaaaaaaaatttaaagtcaCTGACTTAGGAGCATTGGGTCTGCATTTCCAGATATTCACAAGTTCATTCTTCCTTTCTGGAATAAACATTCTGAATATCCTATTAAATTTATCTATGCAGAATAATCTGCCATATTGGGCATGGACACACACAGTCCTTTTGTTTATGGATTTTGGatgttcaaaatgaaaaccttttactttaaatctagactatgTAGCAATTTATAGTACAAAAGTGCTATACTAGTATGGTAATTAGAGCTAGGAGGTGAATTTTCTTATCTTACAACAGCATAATCGGACATGAGTAAaagttgtttgtattttgtatattCTATTCTGGTTATTTATACTCTAGGACTAATCACAAACATCCACGTCTATAGACCAACCCAAGATAAGATTTGCTTCCTAGAAGCAACAACAAACTACAAGATGGGTTTAgaaataagatgaaaataaCTGGAAATCAGATGGACTCATGCTTGTGTTTCACTTTGGACTCTGTCCCCTGCTAATGTGATCACAAAGTCACATGTTGCAATACTAGAACATGGACCACATGAAATTCTCCATGGACTAGCAATGCGTTGTTTCAAGTtgtgaaatgaatgaaaagtaATACAACGTACCACCCTGTCCTTCAGTAAAAGCAATGGATTTATTTGCAAGCACATTTGATGATGAGTTTTGAACCAGTACAATGCTTGACAGGGTAGTTTTGAAAGGATATGTCCCTCCGTTGTTCAGATAAAATACATGTGTTCAGTCAACTATAGCTGTGTGATAATATCTCATGTCAATCCaatgtttcattatttctcAATAATGCTGACATCAGACTTCCTCTTCTGTCTTCAAACCAGACAGCTGGATGCAACTTCCTCTTGCAACATTCAAGTCTGTAGAACTGACCAAAACTTTCACACGTTCTCAATTTTGTCCCTTTGTTCGCGCTGTATTGTGTATGCAACTCAGCTTTGCCCCGACACAATACAGGATTCTTATATGTTAACAGGAAATGGTCAATGCAGTTGTAAGTACTACAAAGATATGGGTGATTGCAAagtatttttgctccatttgcCAAAGCAAGCATAACCTAGAAAGGTGGCTTGAGAGAAACTGCCACCTGGTCGTCAGCGAGACGGGTTTTGTGGTCTACAGGTCTCAGCTTCATGGCGCTGGTCTTCAGCGAGTACCACCACCCTTTCCAAGGATACCAGACCACACCGTCATCCGTGGAAGCACTGTAGTGTCCGTTGGGATAGTACACACCATTGAGATTGGCCGAGTGGCATCTACGGAAAATAAGAGTCGAACagagcattttatttgttaatgtcATTGTAAGacataaatgtggatttttgttTGGGGTTGTACTTATTGAACCACCAGCCCCCTTTGTCTTCCTGAGCGCAGTTCCCTCTGTAGTTGTCATTGTCCCGGTCGTAGGTGCTGAATTTCATGCCCTGGTGACTGGCCCATTTGACCTCAGGAGCCTGATAGCTTCCAGTCAAAGCATCTCCAGCGGTACCAACATAGTCTCCAAAGGAAAGGCGGTAGTGCTCCTACTGACGGAAGTAAAAACTTGCATGAGGTTAAAGACAgagtttgagatgtttttttaaatgaataatgttAATAACTCTTGACTCTTAGCATTTTTCACActgaataaatcaaatttagttGCCAACATCCAGACATCCAAGACTAAAGTGGACTTCTatcatttccagtttttaaaactttgtattGTCAATTTAAACCTGTAAGATGTTGTCACATTTGAGGTACATGTTTATTTCTACAAAAgtcaatgtttcttttaaacaggATCCTCAAGTATTAAGCAATGCACCAATAATGATCCTGCTAAAACATACTTCATGCCTGACCTTAATTTTTTTCGTGTATTCTTTCCCAGTTCATTTCACACTGAGAGATCAGTGGAAGGTAGGAGTTAGAGCACCAACTCctacttttattttccatggaaataataattttctctgtaaataacCTTCCAATCGTGATAACAGTTACAACTAGATAAAATGAGCTTTGCATAAAACCACtattatatttcttaaaactggAGTGGTTTTAAGAAAGTGGAGGTCCACTTTGTCTTTGGTTCAATCTGTCTAGCTGTCTTTCCAGCTAAATAGCTAGCTTAATGGCTACCCAGTTATAACTAGCTAGCTTAATAGCTATGTAGTTATTACTAGCTAGTTTAATAGCTAGTTAGACATAACTAGCTAGCTTAGTAGCTAGCTAGGACTCTTAGGTAGCTAGCCAGCTGAAATTAAGATATAATGTTacttaatctgtttttcttttaaaaaatatatttctttcaaTCTTCAAACAACTACACATATAATGCATTTCATTAACTTTTAGGACTTGGACCTTTTCATTTGCTACTTGGAAGTTCTTGTACTCAGCATAGCGCTGGTGGCCATCAAAGTCTTCCAAGTTGATCTTCACTGAATAATTC
This genomic interval carries:
- the fgl1 gene encoding fibrinogen-like protein 1; amino-acid sequence: MALLTGLIMLAACTQFVKASDGCGGELARLRQQEQLLKRQLQKQELLLRSLQLMTQQGNNNDAGSDRVQDTQHADCSQVYSSGFKSSGLYRIRPSGSPSAVKVYCDMTEGGGWTVLQRRINGTEIFNRSWTEYKDGFGDLNAEFWLGNDNLHFLTTQGNYSVKINLEDFDGHQRYAEYKNFQVANEKEHYRLSFGDYVGTAGDALTGSYQAPEVKWASHQGMKFSTYDRDNDNYRGNCAQEDKGGWWFNKCHSANLNGVYYPNGHYSASTDDGVVWYPWKGWWYSLKTSAMKLRPVDHKTRLADDQVAVSLKPPF